The Virgibacillus sp. SK37 region ATTCGCTCCGGATTATATTCTTCTTCCACCTGACTTAACGAATCTTCTAATAAAGTCTGAATTTTTTGATCTATCGTGAGATAAACATCGTCTCCGTCTTGAGGTTTGGTAATAACTTCATTGGGGTCTAACAGTTTTTTATTGTACTTGTCACGTTGGTACGAGATATGGCCGTCTTTACCACTCAGCAGATCATTCATTTCCTTTTCCATGCCAGCAATCCCGGTAATTTCCCTTTTAACACCATTTTTTGTCTCTTTTTCAGTCTCTCTAGCAAAACCTAGGATGTGTGAAGCGAATACTCCATTGGGATAGTAACGAATGGGTTCCTTTTCAAACTTAATCCCAGGTAACTTCAGAGCAGCAATTTCATCTCTTTTTTGTTGTGAAAGTTCTCTACCCTTTTTACCAAATTCAACCTGAAATTTTTCATCTTCAATTCCATCCTCAATAATAGAACGAATTTCTTCTTCTTCTAAATCCAATAAAGGAGCCAGCAACTCCGCCGTTTTCTCCGGATCATCTACATGCTTAGGCTCCTCTGGGTTGGAAGTATACGCTTTGTCCACGATTGCATACATTCGAAATGTTGGCCGATCATAGGCAAGCGTCATTCCATTTTTATCATAAATTTTTCCTCTCTCTGAATCAATGGTATAGGAAGCCGTTCTTTTTTCTTCTGCCCATTTTTCCAAAGAAACACCATCAATTTCCCCTGTCACTTGAATATATAGAAATCTTCCCGTTAGTACGAGAAAGATGCCAACAAAAACAAGCATGAGAATACCCGCCATAAAATGAGTTGTTTTATGTTTCTTCATACTAACTTACTCCTTGATTAGTTGTTAAATGCGTGTGCTTGTTTCACTTCTGCATTTTGGATTTTCAAACCATTTTTTTCTGCAATTTTAGTAATTCTCTCCGGCCTGCTTAGTTCCTTCATTTCATAAAGCAAACCTTCGTTTTCCACTTTTTGAGTTTGCACAGTTTTTTCCAACTTCTGAATGTCTCTGTTTATTGCATCGGTATTTGAAGAAAAAGAAACAATAAATACTCCTGCAGCTATAAGGCCAGCTCCCACAATAGAAATAATTGCTTTTTCTCCTTTTGTAATCCATCCTTGTTTCTTTACTTTTACAACAACCTTCTGGTCTTTTTTCGGCGTCTGTTCCGGATTAGTATGTTGCCAACTACGGGCATAATTAGCACTCATTATTTCTTCCACCCTTCCTCATACGTAAATTCTTCTCTCCAAGGTTTTATTTTCTTTATTATTCGTAGCTTTGCCGAACGAGATCTTCGATTAGCTTCCAGTTCTACTTCATCTGCGCTAATTGGCTTTCTATTTAACAAAGTGAACGGAGCTTCATGAGATTCTGGTATTATAGGCAAGTTTTTTGGTGTTTCTTTAGCAGTACTCCATTTTTTAAAAGCTTGTTTGCATAACCTGTCTTCAAGCGAATGAAAGGTAATTACGACGATTCTTCCACCTATCCCCACCACACGTGCTGCTTGATGAAGCGCATCGTTAAAAGCTGAAAGCTCATCATTAACTGCAATTCGCAACGCTTGAAAAATGCGCTTCGCAGGATGACCTCCTTTTCTCCTTGCTGGTGCAGGGATTCCTTCCTTAATAAGTTCAACAAGCTGATGGGTTGTACGAATTTCATTTGCCTCTCTGTATGACTCAATTTTCCTCGCAATTTGCTTAGAAAATTTTTCTTCCCCATATTTGAAAAAAATTGAAACTAAATCATTGTAAGACCATGAATTAACAATGTCATAGGCATTCAACTCTTTCGTTTGATTCATGCGCATATCGAGTGGGGCATCGTGCTGATAACTAAATCCTCTATCACCTCGGTCAAGCTGGGGAGAAGATACTCCAAGATCAAATAAAATTCCATCGACATGTTCAATTTGGTTGTTCAATAATTCCTCTTCCAACCCTCGAAAATTCGAATGAATAAATAGTATTCGATCCTGATATACCTTTAATCTTTCTTTAGCTGCCTGTAAAGCATCTAAATCCTGATCAAAAGCTATCAATAGACCATTTTCATTTAACTTTGAAGCGATTTGTTCGGAATGACCCCCACCGCCAACTGTGCAATCAACATATGTACCATCCGGCTTTATATTCAGGCCATCAATTGTCTCTTTTTTTAAAACACTATAATGTTCAAACACACATTCACCCACTTTTTAACAGTCCAGTTCTAATTTCTTTGTATCAAATATCAAAATCCAAAAGATTCTCAGCAATCTCTGCGAAAGATTCCTCAGAATCAGAGAAATAATCCTCCCAATTTTCGCTTGCCCAAAATTCAATTCGGTTCGAGACACCAATCACAACGCATTCTTTTTCTAGTACTGCATAATTTCTCAATGGTTGAGGAATGTTTATTCTTCCCTGCTTATCCACTTCACATTCAATAGCACCAGAAAAGAAAAATCGGGTGAATGCTCTAGCATCCTTCTTTGTTAATGGAAGCTTTTTTAACTTTTCTTCTAATATTTTCCACTCATTCATTGGGTAGGCAAACAGACATTTATCCAGTCCACGGGTTACAACAAAACGATCACCAAGATCATCGCGAAACTTAGCAGGAACAATTATTCTTCCCTTTGTATCGATGTTGTGTTGGTATTCACCCATAAACATAGAGTCCGCCCCACCTTCTTTCCCCTATATTACCACATTGCCCCACTATCCACCACTTATTTATCAAAATTTCTTTTAATAAATCTCAAAATAGATAATAGCAGTTGTTTTGAGACAGAAAAAAAAGCTGTCATATCAATGATATGACAGCTTTCACTATCTTCAATCTATTTTGGTGGAGACTTGTGGGGGGTTCCTCTTCTTACAAATAAACAAAGTAATGTTCTTTATCAAAAGAACAAGACATGGCAGTTAAATCATTTATAAATTGTTTCCCATGATTATTAATAAATGGAAGAGGTGTCCACATTCTTTCTTGCAGGCTCCCAGCTGGTTGAATAAGTAGTGTAATTAAATCCAACTCCCACAGTTGTTTCTCATACTTTTCTTTCATGGCTTTTATCATTCGTTTTTGCAGAAAATTAATATTCTCATCTAAATAAACAAGATTCTTTTCTGAAAGTTGGCCAATATCAGCGCGAATATCCCAAGCTAACTCTCGGAGACGTTGATGAGCACTCTCAATAACATTTTTGACTTCTACAGAAATATCTTCAATCTTCGGATCGTTTTTTCCTGCTAACCAATTATCCTTAAACTGTTGAAGATCTATATTTATTGCTTGCTCAGCAGTTAAGTTATATTTTCTAATTAATTTCTCTACATTTCTTTCTATAAATGTAAAGGATAATCTTGGGATAACTGGTGGCATTTTTATATTTAAAGTTTGAAATGCCTCTTTTAATTCTGCCCAATAGCTTATCTCTCCCGGACCACCAACAAATGCTAGTGTTGGAAATAATAACTCCTGCATTAGTGGACGGGTGACAACATTGTTACTAAGCTGTTCAGGATGCTCTTTGGCAACAGATAATAGTTCTTCTGTAGTAAAACGCACTTCATTTTGTTTTCCTACCCATTCCCCGTTATCTGACCGGCTAAGTAATATTCTTTCCCCATGATGATGGTAGAAAAGGTGAGCGTCATTTATTTCTGAACCAATAGATGATGGATAACCCATTTGTTGCAATTCCCTCGCTGTTTCGTACACCGCTTCAGAAATTGCAGGTTGGTACTGGATCATTTCTTCAAAATAAATAGATTCAATTCTTCGAAGTAGTGGGCTTCCTGAGTCAGCAAGTACAAGGCCTTCCGAACTAAACAAATGGTAGACAAACCTGGCAAAAAAGTCCACATAGGTTTCTGATTTATCCAAACATCGTCGAACCCATTCATAAAGCCCCTTCGTATGCATTGTCTCCGGCAATTGCTCAAAAAGCTGTTGAAGCCAATTGTCTGCCTTCTCGCGGTCAATTTG contains the following coding sequences:
- the ftsL gene encoding cell division protein FtsL is translated as MSANYARSWQHTNPEQTPKKDQKVVVKVKKQGWITKGEKAIISIVGAGLIAAGVFIVSFSSNTDAINRDIQKLEKTVQTQKVENEGLLYEMKELSRPERITKIAEKNGLKIQNAEVKQAHAFNN
- the rsmH gene encoding 16S rRNA (cytosine(1402)-N(4))-methyltransferase RsmH, translated to MFEHYSVLKKETIDGLNIKPDGTYVDCTVGGGGHSEQIASKLNENGLLIAFDQDLDALQAAKERLKVYQDRILFIHSNFRGLEEELLNNQIEHVDGILFDLGVSSPQLDRGDRGFSYQHDAPLDMRMNQTKELNAYDIVNSWSYNDLVSIFFKYGEEKFSKQIARKIESYREANEIRTTHQLVELIKEGIPAPARRKGGHPAKRIFQALRIAVNDELSAFNDALHQAARVVGIGGRIVVITFHSLEDRLCKQAFKKWSTAKETPKNLPIIPESHEAPFTLLNRKPISADEVELEANRRSRSAKLRIIKKIKPWREEFTYEEGWKK
- the mraZ gene encoding division/cell wall cluster transcriptional repressor MraZ — translated: MFMGEYQHNIDTKGRIIVPAKFRDDLGDRFVVTRGLDKCLFAYPMNEWKILEEKLKKLPLTKKDARAFTRFFFSGAIECEVDKQGRINIPQPLRNYAVLEKECVVIGVSNRIEFWASENWEDYFSDSEESFAEIAENLLDFDI
- the bshC gene encoding bacillithiol biosynthesis cysteine-adding enzyme BshC; this encodes MHIDPITLHKQNKLIEKYRNDDKDILRFFDYHPFKSTEQRVKDLKGRHFDRIQLSEVLHTMNKQWEAPEATLGNINRLEQENSIVVIGGQQAGLLSGPMYTINKIISVIQYAKEQEKELNIPVIPVFWIAGEDHDFAEVNHVFLPENTKLSKHTLSQHAYTKKSVSHMQIDREKADNWLQQLFEQLPETMHTKGLYEWVRRCLDKSETYVDFFARFVYHLFSSEGLVLADSGSPLLRRIESIYFEEMIQYQPAISEAVYETARELQQMGYPSSIGSEINDAHLFYHHHGERILLSRSDNGEWVGKQNEVRFTTEELLSVAKEHPEQLSNNVVTRPLMQELLFPTLAFVGGPGEISYWAELKEAFQTLNIKMPPVIPRLSFTFIERNVEKLIRKYNLTAEQAINIDLQQFKDNWLAGKNDPKIEDISVEVKNVIESAHQRLRELAWDIRADIGQLSEKNLVYLDENINFLQKRMIKAMKEKYEKQLWELDLITLLIQPAGSLQERMWTPLPFINNHGKQFINDLTAMSCSFDKEHYFVYL